A section of the Amblyomma americanum isolate KBUSLIRL-KWMA chromosome 2, ASM5285725v1, whole genome shotgun sequence genome encodes:
- the LOC144121173 gene encoding uncharacterized protein LOC144121173 isoform X7, with translation MVSTQTAMPPPAPPPTVSSPMNVQQQQQQQQQTQQQQTQQVVVSSQPTLASTTSVAVTQVPNHVTMTTSAHLQPQQPQSPLGGHMPPHSSTCTVIPQQTIQNMTQSQLQPVQVIQQQLPNHAYLPQLYSGQQMLLPGNLAIQQHSMGALQGLNLQLQSKAHVDPTKQGTAGAPHGTATIIPAVSIASVTPGAKGVTISSAPTLVTTNCHMMGTAGKTCLPSGQMIPKGTTVMGHGGYQLPATSTSQQTLVINPLGLISGQSILPTQAAAKQMDANKAKPFVMSQQTPLQPKSPLMANTVNAQGSGQMATAQVINTNQFKQLSQNNPQIISSQQPTVISQAQLLDMFCAGSLQALNATFPHGITWAQPGQLQSPTLLTQNPIYIRSQQSDVFLQPGPQQALHALPVATQPTVAQAPPQAPPQAQQQQTVALAAAPAQQPQPIQQQPPKPKQVRPASSVATQTATSTAVTVNSHVLPARTQAKPRIRAQTNRTSPGPGQQQNMIHTQTANTQTQTFAVPSPQQQTAQQQQSPQQSPQQHHHQHHQHTHPHQHTTQFQQQIHQQMHQQHQQQQQQHQQQQQQKADAANQTAVAQQQQQAQAQAQAQAQAQAQAQAQQQAQAQQQAQAQQQAQAQAQAQQQQVQQQAVQQVQQTQQQQHAPQLSQHAPQQQQPHHHHHHHHHQHTPIQPRILPEMKSTSTQSTVKTSTMMNIESKPPAIQPSLAQGHQQQQQQQQAQATATMVNHATPGHATSTTTVQNATPVHTTQGHSAVGHTAANHHTVASHSTLNHVTTPTSHAASPSHPTPNHISLPSSTAHAITSHSGPGHPAVSHVTSTHVSGAPHTTMTHTSSSTHPTMVHASMGSHIAASHVPAPHLANHHLAGNAVSGGLSVGSHVAIAPHQKATVGVPSPPVAAPPPTAVKGSAEDKVEVSAPPEAAMPYDKQGGESGQKPEAMTNGGAVTPQMTMLTASEPVRQISQKPVVKPNVLTHVIEGYIIQEGPEPFPVSRSSLVAETESPKPSVETNGKAGNDEIQSVAQVPPEVEPPPPPSSKVTASGPDRVELAKCEMCGKLGTKSKFKKSKRFCSSSCVKRFNLACSERLGIFAFTSEPENEDELPGKVTKKKKMGRKRYRNGQGNHFNDFASEKWQQQQQQQQQQQQPQPEDSQQQQSQAQSLPQQQQQQQQQQQQQQQQQQQQQQKVQDKDVSMDTLEPAKGDASTPMETAAVSTQGPEPPQQLLRPESSVESPAPAPPVEMEVDTPEPAPVLPSKNPKSWTVQEVADYIQELPGCTDYAEEFRSQEIDGQALLLLKEDHLMTAMNIKLGPALKICAKINALREEQ, from the exons ATGGTTTCCACACAGACTGCCATGCCACCACCTGCCCCACCACCCACTGTCAGCTCGCCCATGAATGTTCAGCAG caacaacagcagcagcaacaaactcAGCAGCAACAGACGCAACAGGTTGTGGTCAGCTCGCAGCCCACCTTGGCATCGACAACTTCAGTGGCCGTGACTCAGGTTCCGAACCACGTCACCATGACGACCAGTGCGCACCTGCAGCCGCAGCAGCCACAGTCACCTCTCGGAGGCCACATGCCTCCGCACTCATCCACATGCACTGTCATCCCTCAGCAGACTATCCAGAACATGACGCAGTCCCAGTTGCAGCCT GTACAAGTGATCCAGCAGCAACTGCCCAACCATGCCTACCTGCCGCAGCTGTACTCCGGGCAGCAGATGCTGCTGCCCGGCAATCTAGCCATCCAGCAGCACAGCATGGGGGCCCTGCAGGGCCTCAACTTGCAGCTGCAGAGCAAGGCTCACGTGGACCCGACCAAGCAGGGCACGGCAGGTGCACCGCACGGGACCGCCACCATCATCCCGGCCGTTTCTATTGCAAGTGTCACCCCAGGAGCTAAG GGGGTGACCATCAGCAGCGCACCAACCCTGGTGACCACCAACTGCCACATGATGGGGACTGCTGGCAAGACCTGTCTCCCTTCTGGCCAGATGATTCCCAAGGGCACCACTGTCATGGGCCATGGCGGCTACCAGCTGCCAGCCACCAGCACAAGCCAGCAAACGCTTGTTATCAACCCTCTGGGGCTCATCTCGGGGCAGAGCATCCTTCCAACTCAGGCGGCGGCCAAGCAGATGGATGCCAACAAGGCCAAGCCTTTT GTGATGAGTCAGCAGACACCGCTGCAGCCAAAGTCGCCACTGATGGCCAACACTGTGAATGCCCAGGGGTCGGGACAGATGGCCACTGCTCAAGTGATCAACACCAACCAGTTCAAGCAACTGTCACAGAACAACCCGCAGATCATTTCCAGCCAGCAGCCCACTGTCATCAGCCAGGCTCAGCTTCTAG ATATGTTTTGTGCAGGCTCGCTGCAGGCGCTGAACGCCACTTTCCCGCACGGTATCACATGGGCACAGCCCGGACAACTGCAGAGCCCGACACTGCTCACCCAGAACCCCATCTACATCAGGAGCCAGCAGTCGGATGTGTTCCTCCAGCCAGGACCCCAGCAAGCATTGCATGCGCTGCCGGTGGCCACCCAACCCACCGTGGCGCAGGCCCCACCCCAGGCCCCACCTCAGGCCCAACAGCAGCAAACCGTGGCTCTGGCTGCTGCCCCTGCACAGCAGCCACAGCCAATCCAGCAGCAGCCGCCCAAGCCTAAACAG GTGCGCCCAGCCAGTTCAGTTGCAACTCAGACTGCCACGTCAACTGCCGTGACTGTCAACTCTCATGTTCTTCCAGCACGAACTCAG GCCAAGCCGCGGATCAGGGCACAGACAAACCGCACCTCACCAGGTCCCGGGCAGCAGCAGAACATGATCCACACACAGACGGCAAACACGCAGACGCAGACCTTTGCCGTTCCCTCTCCACAGCAGCAGACAGCCCAACAGCAACAGTCACCACAGCAATCACCGCAGCAGCATCACCACCAACATCACCAGCACACGCATCCTCATCAGCACACCACCCAATTCCAACAGCAGATTCACCAACAGATGCATCAGCaacaccagcaacagcagcagcagcatcagcaacagcagcaacagaaag CTGATGCAGCTAACCAGACAGCAGTTGCCCAGCAACAACAGCAGGCTCAAGCCCAAGCACAGGCTCAAGCACAGGCTCAAGCTCAGGCACAGGCTCAGCAGCAGGCACAGGCTCAGCAGCAAGCACAGGCTCAGCAGCAGGCACAGGCGCAGGCTCAGGCACAGCAACAGCAAGTGCAGCAGCAGGCAGTGCAGCAGGTCCAGCAaactcagcagcagcagcatgctcCACAGCTCTCGCAGCATgcacctcagcagcagcagccacaccaccatcatcaccaccaccatcaccagcACACTCCTATCCAGCCACGCATCCTTCCCGAAATGAAGAGTACGTCCACTCAGAGCACAGTGAAGACATCCACCATGATGAACATTGAGTCAAAACCACCCGCCATCCAGCCCAGCTTAGCTCAgggccaccagcagcagcagcaacagcagcaagctcAGGCTACAGCAACCATGGTGAACCACGCAACACCCGGACACGCCACCAGCACTACGACTGTCCAGAATGCAACACCCGTTCACACCACGCAAGGCCACTCGGCAGTCGGGCATACTGCAGCCAACCATCACACTGTCGCCAGCCACTCAACTCTGAATCACGTGACGACACCCACCAGTCATGCGGCATCACCAAGCCACCCGACGCCCAATCACATCAGCCTGCCCAGCTCGACGGCGCATGCAATCACCAGCCATTCGGGGCCGGGCCACCCTGCCGTGAGCCATGTGACATCCACCCACGTGTCTGGAGCGCCGCACACGACGATGACGCACACATCAAGCAGCACGCATCCAACCATGGTTCATGCATCGATGGGGAGCCACATTGCTGCTTCTCATGTGCCGGCACCTCATCTGGCTAACCACCACTTGGCCGGCAATGCTGTGTCTGGTGGGCTGAGTGTTGGCAGCCACGTAGCCATTGCACCCCACCAGAAGGCGACTGTGGGTGTTCCATCCCCTCCAGTTGCAGCACCACCACCAACGGCTGTCAAGGGGTCAGCAGAGGACAAAGTTGAG GTCTCTGCACCTCCGGAAGCAGCCATGCCGTACGACAAGCAGGGTGGAGAGAGTGGCCAGAAGCCCGAGGCCATGACCAATGGTGGTGCGGTGACTCCGCAGATGACAATGCTGACTGCATCAGAGCCTGTTCGCCAAATCTCCCAGAAACCGGTGGTCAAGCCCAATGTTCTGACGCACGTCATCGAAGGTTACATCATTCAGGAGGGACCTGAACCATTTCCA GTCAGCCGCTCATCACTTGTTGCCGAGACTGAGTCCCCAAAGCCTTCTGTGGAGACAAATGGAAAAGCCGGGAATGACGAAATTCAGAGTGTTGCTCAAG TTCCTCCAGAGGTtgagcctcctcctcctccttcttccaaGGTCACGGCTTCGGGGCCTGACCGAGTGGAATTGGCCAAGTGTGAGATGTGCGGCAAACTAGGCACAAAGTCAAAGTTCAAAAAGTCAAAGCGCTTTTGCTCATCGTCATGCGTCAAGCGCTTTAACCTGGCGTGCTCTGAACGCCTTGGCATATTTGCCTTCACCTCGGAGCCTGAGAATGAGGACGAGCTTCCAG GTAAAGtgaccaaaaagaagaaaatgggaaGGAAGAGGTATCGAAATGGCCAAGGAAACCATTTCAACGACTTCGCATCTGAAAAATGG cagcagcaacagcagcagcagcaacagcagcagcagcctcaacCAGAAGACTCACAACAGCAGCAGTCGCAGGCACAGTCACTgccacagcaacaacagcagcagcagcagcagcagcagcagcagcagcagcagcagcagcagcagcagcagaaggttCAGGACAAAGATGTGAGCATGGACACTCTGGAACCAGCGAAGGGCGACGCCAGCACACCCATGGAGACGGCCGCCGTGAGCACGCAAGGGCctgagccaccacagcagctTCTGAGGCCCGAGAGTTCTGTCGAGTCACCCGCACCAGCTCCGCCCGTTGAGATGGAGGTGGACACTCCAGAGCCAGCACCAGTTCTGCCAAGCAAGAACCCGAAGAGCTGGACG GTTCAAGAAGTCGCAGACTACATCCAGGAGCTTCCAGGCTGCACTGATTACGCAGAAGAATTCCGCTCCCAGGAAATCGATGGTCAAGCACTGCTTCTGCTCAAGGAGGATCACTTGATGACAGCTATGAACATCAAGCTTGGCCCGGCTCTCAAGATATGTGCCAAGATCAATGCCCTGCGTGAGGAACAGTAA
- the LOC144121173 gene encoding uncharacterized protein LOC144121173 isoform X27 — translation MVSTQTAMPPPAPPPTVSSPMNVQQQQQQQQQTQQQQTQQVVVSSQPTLASTTSVAVTQVPNHVTMTTSAHLQPQQPQSPLGGHMPPHSSTCTVIPQQTIQNMTQSQLQPVQVIQQQLPNHAYLPQLYSGQQMLLPGNLAIQQHSMGALQGLNLQLQSKAHVDPTKQGTAGAPHGTATIIPAVSIASVTPGAKGVTISSAPTLVTTNCHMMGTAGKTCLPSGQMIPKGTTVMGHGGYQLPATSTSQQTLVINPLGLISGQSILPTQAAAKQMDANKAKPFVMSQQTPLQPKSPLMANTVNAQGSGQMATAQVINTNQFKQLSQNNPQIISSQQPTVISQAQLLGSLQALNATFPHGITWAQPGQLQSPTLLTQNPIYIRSQQSDVFLQPGPQQALHALPVATQPTVAQAPPQAPPQAQQQQTVALAAAPAQQPQPIQQQPPKPKQVRPASSVATQTATSTAVTVNSHVLPARTQAKPRIRAQTNRTSPGPGQQQNMIHTQTANTQTQTFAVPSPQQQTAQQQQSPQQSPQQHHHQHHQHTHPHQHTTQFQQQIHQQMHQQHQQQQQQHQQQQQQKADAANQTAVAQQQQQAQAQAQAQAQAQAQAQAQQQAQAQQQAQAQQQAQAQAQAQQQQVQQQAVQQVQQTQQQQHAPQLSQHAPQQQQPHHHHHHHHHQHTPIQPRILPEMKSTSTQSTVKTSTMMNIESKPPAIQPSLAQGHQQQQQQQQAQATATMVNHATPGHATSTTTVQNATPVHTTQGHSAVGHTAANHHTVASHSTLNHVTTPTSHAASPSHPTPNHISLPSSTAHAITSHSGPGHPAVSHVTSTHVSGAPHTTMTHTSSSTHPTMVHASMGSHIAASHVPAPHLANHHLAGNAVSGGLSVGSHVAIAPHQKATVGVPSPPVAAPPPTAVKGSAEDKVEVSAPPEAAMPYDKQGGESGQKPEAMTNGGAVTPQMTMLTASEPVRQISQKPVVKPNVLTHVIEGYIIQEGPEPFPVSRSSLVAETESPKPSVETNGKAGNDEIQSVAQGKVTKKKKMGRKRYRNGQGNHFNDFASEKWQQQQQQQPQPEDSQQQQSQAQSLPQQQQQQQQQQQQQQQQQQQQQQKVQDKDVSMDTLEPAKGDASTPMETAAVSTQGPEPPQQLLRPESSVESPAPAPPVEMEVDTPEPAPVLPSKNPKSWTVQEVADYIQELPGCTDYAEEFRSQEIDGQALLLLKEDHLMTAMNIKLGPALKICAKINALREEQ, via the exons ATGGTTTCCACACAGACTGCCATGCCACCACCTGCCCCACCACCCACTGTCAGCTCGCCCATGAATGTTCAGCAG caacaacagcagcagcaacaaactcAGCAGCAACAGACGCAACAGGTTGTGGTCAGCTCGCAGCCCACCTTGGCATCGACAACTTCAGTGGCCGTGACTCAGGTTCCGAACCACGTCACCATGACGACCAGTGCGCACCTGCAGCCGCAGCAGCCACAGTCACCTCTCGGAGGCCACATGCCTCCGCACTCATCCACATGCACTGTCATCCCTCAGCAGACTATCCAGAACATGACGCAGTCCCAGTTGCAGCCT GTACAAGTGATCCAGCAGCAACTGCCCAACCATGCCTACCTGCCGCAGCTGTACTCCGGGCAGCAGATGCTGCTGCCCGGCAATCTAGCCATCCAGCAGCACAGCATGGGGGCCCTGCAGGGCCTCAACTTGCAGCTGCAGAGCAAGGCTCACGTGGACCCGACCAAGCAGGGCACGGCAGGTGCACCGCACGGGACCGCCACCATCATCCCGGCCGTTTCTATTGCAAGTGTCACCCCAGGAGCTAAG GGGGTGACCATCAGCAGCGCACCAACCCTGGTGACCACCAACTGCCACATGATGGGGACTGCTGGCAAGACCTGTCTCCCTTCTGGCCAGATGATTCCCAAGGGCACCACTGTCATGGGCCATGGCGGCTACCAGCTGCCAGCCACCAGCACAAGCCAGCAAACGCTTGTTATCAACCCTCTGGGGCTCATCTCGGGGCAGAGCATCCTTCCAACTCAGGCGGCGGCCAAGCAGATGGATGCCAACAAGGCCAAGCCTTTT GTGATGAGTCAGCAGACACCGCTGCAGCCAAAGTCGCCACTGATGGCCAACACTGTGAATGCCCAGGGGTCGGGACAGATGGCCACTGCTCAAGTGATCAACACCAACCAGTTCAAGCAACTGTCACAGAACAACCCGCAGATCATTTCCAGCCAGCAGCCCACTGTCATCAGCCAGGCTCAGCTTCTAG GCTCGCTGCAGGCGCTGAACGCCACTTTCCCGCACGGTATCACATGGGCACAGCCCGGACAACTGCAGAGCCCGACACTGCTCACCCAGAACCCCATCTACATCAGGAGCCAGCAGTCGGATGTGTTCCTCCAGCCAGGACCCCAGCAAGCATTGCATGCGCTGCCGGTGGCCACCCAACCCACCGTGGCGCAGGCCCCACCCCAGGCCCCACCTCAGGCCCAACAGCAGCAAACCGTGGCTCTGGCTGCTGCCCCTGCACAGCAGCCACAGCCAATCCAGCAGCAGCCGCCCAAGCCTAAACAG GTGCGCCCAGCCAGTTCAGTTGCAACTCAGACTGCCACGTCAACTGCCGTGACTGTCAACTCTCATGTTCTTCCAGCACGAACTCAG GCCAAGCCGCGGATCAGGGCACAGACAAACCGCACCTCACCAGGTCCCGGGCAGCAGCAGAACATGATCCACACACAGACGGCAAACACGCAGACGCAGACCTTTGCCGTTCCCTCTCCACAGCAGCAGACAGCCCAACAGCAACAGTCACCACAGCAATCACCGCAGCAGCATCACCACCAACATCACCAGCACACGCATCCTCATCAGCACACCACCCAATTCCAACAGCAGATTCACCAACAGATGCATCAGCaacaccagcaacagcagcagcagcatcagcaacagcagcaacagaaag CTGATGCAGCTAACCAGACAGCAGTTGCCCAGCAACAACAGCAGGCTCAAGCCCAAGCACAGGCTCAAGCACAGGCTCAAGCTCAGGCACAGGCTCAGCAGCAGGCACAGGCTCAGCAGCAAGCACAGGCTCAGCAGCAGGCACAGGCGCAGGCTCAGGCACAGCAACAGCAAGTGCAGCAGCAGGCAGTGCAGCAGGTCCAGCAaactcagcagcagcagcatgctcCACAGCTCTCGCAGCATgcacctcagcagcagcagccacaccaccatcatcaccaccaccatcaccagcACACTCCTATCCAGCCACGCATCCTTCCCGAAATGAAGAGTACGTCCACTCAGAGCACAGTGAAGACATCCACCATGATGAACATTGAGTCAAAACCACCCGCCATCCAGCCCAGCTTAGCTCAgggccaccagcagcagcagcaacagcagcaagctcAGGCTACAGCAACCATGGTGAACCACGCAACACCCGGACACGCCACCAGCACTACGACTGTCCAGAATGCAACACCCGTTCACACCACGCAAGGCCACTCGGCAGTCGGGCATACTGCAGCCAACCATCACACTGTCGCCAGCCACTCAACTCTGAATCACGTGACGACACCCACCAGTCATGCGGCATCACCAAGCCACCCGACGCCCAATCACATCAGCCTGCCCAGCTCGACGGCGCATGCAATCACCAGCCATTCGGGGCCGGGCCACCCTGCCGTGAGCCATGTGACATCCACCCACGTGTCTGGAGCGCCGCACACGACGATGACGCACACATCAAGCAGCACGCATCCAACCATGGTTCATGCATCGATGGGGAGCCACATTGCTGCTTCTCATGTGCCGGCACCTCATCTGGCTAACCACCACTTGGCCGGCAATGCTGTGTCTGGTGGGCTGAGTGTTGGCAGCCACGTAGCCATTGCACCCCACCAGAAGGCGACTGTGGGTGTTCCATCCCCTCCAGTTGCAGCACCACCACCAACGGCTGTCAAGGGGTCAGCAGAGGACAAAGTTGAG GTCTCTGCACCTCCGGAAGCAGCCATGCCGTACGACAAGCAGGGTGGAGAGAGTGGCCAGAAGCCCGAGGCCATGACCAATGGTGGTGCGGTGACTCCGCAGATGACAATGCTGACTGCATCAGAGCCTGTTCGCCAAATCTCCCAGAAACCGGTGGTCAAGCCCAATGTTCTGACGCACGTCATCGAAGGTTACATCATTCAGGAGGGACCTGAACCATTTCCA GTCAGCCGCTCATCACTTGTTGCCGAGACTGAGTCCCCAAAGCCTTCTGTGGAGACAAATGGAAAAGCCGGGAATGACGAAATTCAGAGTGTTGCTCAAG GTAAAGtgaccaaaaagaagaaaatgggaaGGAAGAGGTATCGAAATGGCCAAGGAAACCATTTCAACGACTTCGCATCTGAAAAATGG cagcagcaacagcagcagcagcctcaacCAGAAGACTCACAACAGCAGCAGTCGCAGGCACAGTCACTgccacagcaacaacagcagcagcagcagcagcagcagcagcagcagcagcagcagcagcagcagcagcagaaggttCAGGACAAAGATGTGAGCATGGACACTCTGGAACCAGCGAAGGGCGACGCCAGCACACCCATGGAGACGGCCGCCGTGAGCACGCAAGGGCctgagccaccacagcagctTCTGAGGCCCGAGAGTTCTGTCGAGTCACCCGCACCAGCTCCGCCCGTTGAGATGGAGGTGGACACTCCAGAGCCAGCACCAGTTCTGCCAAGCAAGAACCCGAAGAGCTGGACG GTTCAAGAAGTCGCAGACTACATCCAGGAGCTTCCAGGCTGCACTGATTACGCAGAAGAATTCCGCTCCCAGGAAATCGATGGTCAAGCACTGCTTCTGCTCAAGGAGGATCACTTGATGACAGCTATGAACATCAAGCTTGGCCCGGCTCTCAAGATATGTGCCAAGATCAATGCCCTGCGTGAGGAACAGTAA